From Bacillus sp. Marseille-P3661:
GATTCTTTGATATTTCATCCCCGATTAATGCGCCAGGTCCTGTTACAATGTTAATCGTTCCTGCAGGCATTTCTTCAATACCATTCACTAATTCAACGAGCGCAACACTAATTAACGGTGTTCTACTAGCTGGTTTTAAAATTAGTGTATTTCCAGCTGCCAGAGCAGGTGCTGCTTCACGAATCATTAATAACGCTGGCCAATTCCATGGTGAAATAATTCCTACAACTCCAATTGGACTTTTATCGATAATGCCATAAGCTGTTTCTGTAAGATTAATAGATCTACCAAACACACTTCGAGCCATTCCAGCATAGTATTTTAAAGTATCTACGCATGCAGAAAGTTCAATTCGAGATTCTTTTAATGTTTTGCCATTTTCTTTTGTTAAAATGATTGCAAGTTCTTCTTTATTTTTTTCTAAATTATTTGCCCACTTCATAAGAGCTTCAGATCTTTTCTTGGAATTATATTTCCAATCTTCATTTTCAAATGTCTCTTTCGCTGCTGCTATTGCTTTTTTAATATCTTCTAAACCTGACTTTTGTGAGATACCCACAAGTTCACCAGTTGCCGGATTTAATGACGTCATTGTTTCTCCTGTCGAAGACTCTTCCCACTTGCCATTAATATAGTTTTTTGCTGAATCAGTTGTAACTAACATTTACTTTTCCTCCTTCATTTTAACTGAGACCATCTTTATGCCAACGATCTAAGCCACAATATATCAATCGATTTAGGCATTCTATTACCTCCATCGATAATTAATAGAGTTTTAGATTATGTTTATATTACGTTTCAAATTGATATTATGCTTTTTCATTTTCTTCATTAGAGTAGTATGTGAGACTCCTAACTCTCGTGCAGCTTTCCTAATACTTCCATGTGTTTCAAGATAAAAGATTATCAGTTTTTTTTCCATAAACTCAAACATATTCTCACCATTAGTATTTTGTATTAGTGAAAAAGGAATTTCTTTATGCTGGGATTGTTCAGCATCAACTGATCTTCTATTTTCCTCCAAGATATTAACAGGAAGGTTTTCTAACAAAATCTCATCGCTGTTAGTAATAACAACTAAACGTTCAATCACGTTAGACAACTCTCTCACATTACCTGGCCACGAATAATTACGAAAAGCCTCCATTGCAGATGCAGAGATATACATTTTTTTACTATACTTTTGATTAAATTTAGTTAAAAAATGGACTATTAGCGGTATAATTTCTTCTTTTCGTTCACGTAAAGGTGGCAATGTTATTGGAATTACGTTAATGCGGTAATAAAGGTCGTCTCTAAATTCTTTATTCAAAACCATCTTTTCTAAATCCCGATTGGTTGCAGCAATTATTCTCACATCTACTTGAATTTCGGTAATACCACCAATACGAGTAATTTTTTTATCCTGCAGCACTCGTAATAGTTTTGCTTGTAAATTAAGAGGCAGTTCACCGATTTCATCTAAAAATAGTGTTCCTTTATTGGCGTTCTCAAACAGACCTTTTTTACCACCCTTAATTGCACCTGTAAACGCACCACTTTCATAACCAAAAAATTCAGACTCTAGTAATTCATGTGGAATAGCCCCACAATTTACTTTTATAAATGGGCCATTGTCTTTGCGATTACTTCTTTCATGAATCTCTCTTGAAATAATTTCTTTTCCCGCTCCTGATTCACCATAAATTAAAATGGTTGAGTCGGTATTAGCTATTCTTGTTACAATGTTCATAATTTCTTTCATTTGTGGACTTACGACAACATTACCTGCTGCATTTACTTGTTTCTCAAGATCTGAAATCTTTTTTTGATATTGTTGTGATAATATTTGTGTTTTTTCTAACTGTTTTTTAGAATCAATCAATTCTGTAATATCATGAACATTTGCTAATACACGGACTAATTGACCACTGTTATTAAATAAAGGGATTGCTTTCACCAATACGTCAATCCCTTTATGATATTGTTGGAAATCAGCCACAGCTTTCTGTTCTTTAAGAGCCCTTAAAGTTACAGAGGGTTTCTTAAAAACTCCTGTTTTAATAATTGCTGTGATATTCTTTCCAATATACGCTTCTTCCGGATACCCACTTAATTTAATCAAAGCACTATTTACAAGTTCAATGTTACCTTCATGATTGATTACCATTATTCCATCGTTTGAATTTTCAATAATTGATGAATATAGTTTTCCTTGAATTAATAAGTGCTCTATTAACACTTCATAACGGATACACCCTTGAAAGATCAAATCTTTATTAATGACTGGGATAACTGGACTAAAGACACCAGAAGTAAAATGGATTTCCGCGTTATCATATAGAACGGGGACATCTTTACGAATTATGTCTTGTAAACTATCTCCTGAATTTTGAAAACAACCTTCTTCTAGCATACCTACATACATGCTATTGTTTAATACTGATACCCAAGAACTCGATGATTGATCAAACCAATTTTTTGCTTTTTCAACTGTCTCACTTACTTGAATACTTGGGATATGACTGTCGATTAGTCTAGTTAAATTCATTAACCTTCCCCTTGACTATGGCTATTCAGTAAAAAATTTATCTGGTATATACGTCACTAAATCAGGAATATAAGTAATGATCATTAATACTGCTATTGCAGCAGCTGCAAACGGTAATATAGCTTTTGCTAAATTGGCTACAGAAATTTTCGTAATACCTGAAACGACAAATAGTACAGTTCCAACTGGTGGGGTTATTAAACCAATTACTAAGTTCAAACTAACAATTACTCCAAAGTGCACTGGATCAATACCTAATTGTGTAATAACAGGTAATAGAACTGGAACAATGATAATAATTGCTGCAATAGGCTCTAAGAACATTCCAACGATTAATAACATAATATTAATGATTAACAACACAATATACGGATTAGTTGAAATCGAAAGAATACCCTCAGCTGCCATTTGCGGAATCTTTTCCATCGCCAACGTCCAGCCAAAAATATTGGCACAAGCAACGATAATCATAATCGAAGCAGTGATAACACCTGTTTTTAGGAAAACATTCGGCAACATACTCCATTTCAAATCACGGTATACAAACATTCCGACAAGGAAGGCTATTAAGCTTCCAATAGCACCCGCCTCAGTTGGTGTAAAGTAACCTGAAATGATTCCACCGATTATAATTAATGGAATGAGCAATGATGGTAAGGCTTTCATTAAACTTTGTGATCGTTCATTTATTGTAGCCTTCTCTTTTGTAGGAAACCCATTCTTTCTTGCGTAAAAGTAGGACATGATAAAGAATGCACCTGCAAGCATAATTCCCGGTATGATCCCTGCTAGAAACAATGCTCCAATTGATGCACCAGCAGATACACCGTAAATGATAAATACCATACTAGGTGGTACGATCGGTCCCATAATCGATGCTGCTGCCGTAATGGCCGATGAGTACGAATTATCATAGTTATCTTTTCTCATCTCCGGAACCAATGAAGTACTTGTAATTGCAGATACAGCATTGGCAGACCCTACTATCGCTGATAAAAACATGGATACTAAAATATTTACATAAGCTAAACCGCCGCGTAAATGTGATACAAGTGATCTCGCAAAATCGGTAAGTCTTCTAGTAATTCCTCCATTATTCATTAACTCCCCAGCTAATACAAATAAAGGGATTGCCATCAAACTAAAATTGTCTGCAGCAACAATCATTTTTTGCGGAACGTTCAATAAGAAAGAAAAGTTATTAGAAGCAAACATGTAGACTACACTAGATAAACCGAGTACAAATGCTATTGGTACACCTATGATGAGTAATATAAAGAACGCTATGATGATAACTGCTGACATTCTGTTTTCCCTCCTTTTTTACTAATTGGGAGAATATTAATAATGGAATTGAGTGACTGAAGAAACATAAATGAGAATGAGATTGGGACTGAACTATATACAAAAACCATTGGCAACCGCATCGCAGGAGACACCTTATTTAGAGTGCTTGGTGCAAACGTTTGTTTTAAACCGTAATAAATACATATAACAATAAAGAAAAGTACACAAAGCTCAACAAGCAATTGCAATATCCATTTTGACTTACCTTTAAATTTATTTTCCAATATATCTAAAAACGCTAATTCTGCTTGACTATATGCAACACTAGCTCCTAAAAAAGTCATCCAAATTAGGCAGTAACGTGCAAATTCCTCACTCCAATAAATGGAAAACCCTAAAAAGGTTCTACAGATTACTTGAGCAACAATAACTACAGTCATCGCAATACCGACAACGATTAAGATTTTTTGATTGATTCCATTAATAAAATTGATTAATTTCCCCATTTGTTACCACCTCCAATGATAAATTTAGAAAAACACGAAATTTGCTCAAAAGGGCAAATTACGATGTATTTTCATATACTTTAATTCTTTATAGAAATTAAAATTCCCTAAAGTAAAATGAAAGGAATAGGTTAGGGAATACCTAACCTATTCTTTTTAGTTAGCTTTAATTTCATTAACCTTATCGATTAATTCTTTAATCAATTCGTGCTTTTCAGAATATTTGTCATACACTGGTTGAACTTTTTCTAAGAATGGAGTAATATCTTGAACTTCAGCTATGTTTTGACCTGCATCTTTTAATTTAGTTAAGTTAGATTCATCAACTACTTTCAGTTCTGTAATGATCCAAGCAGATGCTTCTTTTGCTGCTTCATCTAAAGCTGTTTGTTGTTCTGGAGTTAGTGAATTAAACTTGTCTAAGTTCATAATATTTGCATTAGGGAATGGGAAATGCCCTGTTAAAGTGATATATTCTGTAACCTCAGCAAATTTCTCATCTACATATGCTGGTAAGTTTGCTTCATGTGCATCAATTACGCCAGTTTGTAATGAACTATAAATTTCTCCATATGCCATTGGTGTTGGACTTGCTCCTAATGCATTAAAGATATCTAGCATTAAAGGACTTTCTACTACCCTGATTTTCAATCCTTCTAAATCAGCTGGTGTTTGAACTTCAGAACGATTGCTACCAATATGACGCATACCGCTTTCATTAATAGCTAAACCTTTTACATTAATTTCTTCTAAACTATCAAGCATTTTTTGGATAGTGTCAGTTTTTAAAACTTCATCGAAAACATCATAATTATTAATTAAGAATGGAAGTTGTAATCCATCTAGAACAGGTGTTGATCCACTAAAAACAGAAGTAGTAATAAAACCTGCATCTAATGACCCGTTTTGAATCATTTCTAACATATCAACATCTCCACCAAGTTGGCGAGCGGGGAAGATTTCGATTTCGATCTGTCCATTTGTCTTTTCTTTAACTAATTCTGCATATTTTTCTGCAGCTAAGTGGAACGGATGTGTTGTTTGAGTAACATGCCCTAAACGTAATGTAATTGTTTCACTTGATGACTCTCCGCCACCACTACTTTCACTTGGAGCACTTGATGTTCCTTCCGAACCACCACATGCTGTTAAAATTGCTAAACATAGAATTGTGAACAATGCTAAAAGTTTTTTCATCTTACTTTCCTCCTTTTAAATCTATATGTGTATTTGAAAAATTGAAACCTGTTTTTAGTAAGGTGAATGCTTAAGCATTCACCTTATTTTTTTCTTTAACTGTCTTTTCTACAGCTTTTACAATGCCATCATAACCAGTACAACGGCACATATGACCTGAAAGCATTTCTTTAATTTCTTGTGTTGATGGGTTTTCATTTTTAGATAAGAAATCATCTGTTGACATCAATATACCAGGTGTACAGAATCCGCATTGTAACCCATGGCATTCCATAAAATTTTGTTGCAAATCTGTTAACTCTCCATCTTTCGCAAGCCCTTCAACTGTTTTAATTTCTGATCCATCTGCTTGGACAGCAAACATTAGACAGCTTCTGACCGCACTGCCATTAACTTGTATTGTACAAGCACCACAAACACCATGCTCACAACCTACATGTGTACCTGTTAATCCTAATACATCTCTTATAAAATCACTTAATAGCATCCGAGGTTCTACATCTTCACGATAGCTTTTCCCATTAATTGTTACTTCTATCTGATTCCCCAATTTCATTACCCCCTTGCTCTGTTGTATGCCTGTTGTAATGTACGTTTTGTAAGAATTTTCGCTAAATGTCTACGATAATCCGCCGAAGCGTGAATATCTGATTCTGGGTCGACTTCATCAGCTACAATATCTGCTATCTTATCTAGTAATGTATCTGAGATCTTTTCGCCTTTTAATTCTTCTTCTGCATCCTCTATTAAAAATGGAATTGCTTCCACTCCGCCAAGAACAAGACGTACTGTATCGATATTATCACTATCATCAATTGTTAAATGGCATGCTGCTGCAACAAGCGCGAAATCCCCATGCTTTCTAGCGAACTCCGTAAATGCGTAGCCTTGTCTTCCTCCAATGATAGGAATGTGAACTTCTGTCAACATCTCAGTAGGCATAATATCCGTTGTTAGATACGTGATGAAAAAGTCCCCTGCTTCTACGATTCTTTCTTCATCTACAGAAGAAATTTTAACCGCTCCATTTAGAGCCATTAATGAAAGAGGAATTTCTGCACTTGGATCTGCATGGACAACACTACCGCCGACAGTCCCTCTATTTCTTGTTTGGATATGGCCGATATTAGGAACCGCTTCACTTAATAATCCGGCATATTTTCGAACGATACTTGATTCTTCTACCCTGCTTTGACGAGTAAGCGTACCAATTCTTAATGTTGTTTCATCATTTTCAATAAAATCTAAATCTACTAATCTATTAATATCAATTAAATTTTTTGGAGTAGCAAGTCGCATGTTCATGATTGGTACCAGACTTTGTCCGCCTGCGATAATCTTAGCGTCTTCTCCCATATCTTCAAGTAATTGCAAAGTTTCTTCCACAGTTTTAGGCTGATAAAATTCGAATTTAGATGGTTTCAAAGTGATTCCCCCCTTTACAAGCTCACTTTATTTTTCACTTTTTCCAATATCGGCCAAATTCGATTTGGACTTAATGGCAGTTGATCAACCGATACACCATATTGTGCTAATGCATTGTTAACAGCGTTAGAAACTGCTACCGGTGCGCTCATCGTATTTCCTTCACCCAATCCTTTAGCTCCAAGCGGAGTTAATGGCGATGGCGTTTCAAGATGTTTAATTGTAACTTTTGGCATTTCCGTTACAGTCGGAACAAGATAATCCATGAATGACCCTGTTAGAAATTGGCCTTTATCGTCATATGCTAGTTCTTCATATAATGCTCCACCTAATCCGTGTGCAAGACCACCCATAATTTGGCCGTCTACAATTAATGGATTTAATAGTTTACCAGCGTCATGGATTGTTACATAATCAATAATCTTCACTTCTGCTGTATCTTGATCGATTTCCACCGTAACCATATCGGCTACAAATCCATATGTTACTGATGAATTGATCATATCGTTTTCGTCTGGTGCCTCTGCAACTTTAGCGGTATAATAATACGTTTCATAAATACCAGGTTCCATACCATCTGGTAATGATAACGGATTCCAATGTGCTAAACCAGCTACTCTTTTAATAGAAAGTTTCTTTTCTGGATTATCTTTTACTACAAAATTACCATCAACTATTTCAAGATTAGCCTCTTCTGTTTGAAATTCATTGGCAGCTATCTTCAATAGTTTCGCTTTTACCTTTTGCGCCGCGTAGAATACTGCACTTGAACCTAGTGAAGCAAATCGACTTGAATAACTGCCTGATGCAATTGACCAAGCACTTGTTGATGTGTCTAATTCAGCAACAACATTGATGCTTTCTCTCGGGATACCTAATATATCCGATACGATTTGCGCAGCAACTGTTTCATGCCCTTGACCTGAAGGAGTTGTACTAATTCTTACGTTAACACTACCTAGAGGATCCATTGAAACGGTAGCTGCTTCAGCACAGCCTGATTTTGGTGAACGAGCACGCTCATCAGGAGTTAACGCAATTGTTATATAACCCATGTTCGAGCCAGAAGGTTCCACAATACAAGCAAGGCCAACCCCTAATAGTTTCCCATTTTCGGCTGCTACTTTTTGTTTTTCAAGGAATTCTTGATATTTACCTGTTTCTAGAGCCATTTCAAATGCTTTTTCATAATCGCCGCTATCATATATACCGCCAGCAGCAGTTGTATATGGAAATTGTTCAGTTTTAATTAGGTTCTTTTTAATAACCTCAGAGTGATCCATATTTAGTTCTTTTGCAATAATCTGCATTAATCGTTCCAATGCAAAGTAATGCTCTTGACCACCATATCCACGAATTAAGCCTGTTGGTGATTTATTAGTCATTACGGCATAAGCATCAATTTCTAGATTTCGGATATCATATGCACCCGTTGTATTTGAATGATTTCGATATAAGCAAGCAGGTTCAGGGGCCCGAATATATGCACCAACATTATCGATTAACTTTAATCGTAAACCTGTTACTTTTCCATCATTCATAACTGCAGCTTCCAGGTAAGAAACTCTGTCTGTACCGCTTGCACTTGATGATAAATGTTCTTGGCGATCCTCTATCCACTTAATAGGACAACCTACTAATTTACTTGTAATTGAGCAAAGAACAATGTACGGGAAGATACCTGCTTTTATTCCATAACTGCCGCCAATATCTTTTGGCACGATAATTCTTAGTTTATTACTTGGAACTTTTAACGATCCCGCCATGATGCTTTGGATAACAAATGGACCATGGAAGTTTGCGTGTACTGTATATTGATCGTGAGCAGAATCATAATCTGCAATAACCCCGTATGTTTCAATTGGAGTCGCTGTATACTTAGGGAAATGGAATTTATGCTTTATAATGCGATCAGCTTCATTAAATGCCTTCTCAACATCCCCATAATGAAATTGGCGATTATTTGCAATATTTGATCCTACTTTTTCATGTAAAATTGGTGCCGTCGGTTCAATCGTTTTCTCGATATCAACAACTGGTTCTAATGCCTCATATTTTACAACGATTTTATCTAATGCATCTTCAGCCACATAGCGATTTTTAGCAACAATAATTGCAACAGGCTCGCCAACATAGCGAACTTTTTCTATAGCCAGCGGATAGTATTCAACTGGTGCGGTTACACCAACACTAAAGGGACGGACATGTGGTTCGATATCTTTCCCTGTAATAACCGCTTTTACACCTTCTATTTTTTCAGCTTCGCTCTTATCGATTGAAATAATCTTCGCATGCGGATAGCTGCTTCTTAATATTGCTGCATGTGCAGTATCACGTGTTGTTCCTAAATCATCGATATATTTCCCTTGGCCTGTTAGAAGTCTTTTATCTTCTACTCTTGTTAAAGCTTGGCCGATTGACTTGCTCATAATTTAACCTCCTCTATATGATGACATCTATGTTTCTACTATACTTAATAATGTCATCTATGAATCTTAAATATGAATGTAGAAACTAAACTACATATAATTACTTGTACCGAGAAAATCAGATACCTTACAAGTGCAATTGATATTTGTAATTATTACTGCTTTCGATGTTATTTATTGTTTCACTCTTTTTTAAGCTGTGTACATGATTGCTTTTCCTGTGAACAGCTATTAATTCGGAAATAATACTCTGCGCAATTTCTCCAGGTGTTTTCGCATTAATATTTAACCCAATTGGACTAAATATTCTTGTTAAATCTAGATTTTCACTATTATATTTCATTAAGGTTGGTTCTAGTAATGCGTTTGTTCTAGTTTTTGGACCGAGAATACCGATATACGCGGCACTTGAAAGCAACAGTTTTTCTAAGGCTAATTGATCTTGTAGAAAATGATGGCTCATAATAACTGAATACGTATTTTCATCGATTGCTACATCTGGTACATGCCCTGGTTTTATTAAAGATAATTCATCTGCTTGAGGAAAATTTTCCTTTGTAAGGTATGCTGGACGGTGATCAATTACTTTAACCCGCCATCCGATTGCTTTTGCCGCCGCTACCACAGGGACTGCATCTGGCCCCGCTCCAAATAAAGCTAATGTTGGGACAGGTTCCAAGTAATCTAAAAATACTTCAATATTCCTATGATCTTCAGATATGCTTAAGAGCTGAGCTCTTTCAGGTAAGTTTTTACCGGAACAAGCAGATTTTATATCTGGAAACGTCGTACATATTTCGTTAAGCTGGTTTTCACTATTAATAAAATACTTTTCTCCTACCATCTTACTATCATTTGATTTAGTAATTGTTGCTACCCATGTCGGTTTGTTGATCGAGAATATATTTTCAATTTTGGAGGATCTTTCTTCATCACATGGATCATACAGTTCTAAAAAGATGTCCATAGCACCATTGCAGCCAAGACCTAATCCCCAAATACTATCACCATCATTACGGAAATCGTAATATATCCGTTTTGCTTGCCCTGTTTCAATAACTTCTTTGCCATGCTCTGTTATGTCATTTTCGACACAACCTCCGCTTAGTAACCCCGTTAATTTCCCATCCTCACTAAGGAAACATTTTGCGCCTTCCTTTTGATAGGTCGATCCTTGAACAGAAACGATCGTGGCTAGAATTCCTTTAAGATTATGATTTTTACATCTACGAATTTCATTCAGTATTTCTAACACTTCGATCCCCCCTGTCGACTGATGTTAGACTATTTGTTGTTTTTTTTGCTTCCAATAAAATTGATCACGGTATTGAGAAGGCGTCTTCCCTTCAACTCTCTTAAAGATTGTTGAAAAATAGCTTGAATTTTTAAAACCTGTGTTATTTGCAATAACATCAATTGGAATGGAAGACATCCTTAACATACTTTTTGCTTTTTGAACTCTGATCCACGATAAGTATTCAACAAACGTTGTACCAGTTTCTTCTTTAAACAACTTACTAAAATATGATGGACTTAAATATACTAGATCAGCCATATCCTTTAATGTTAATTGGTCACCATAGTTCAACTGAATAAACCGAATCGCACTCTCAATTGGCTTTTTTAAGTCAGTGACGAATTCTTCAGATGTTTTTTGCATAGTACGGCTCATTTCCTTAACAATGCTTGGATTAATCACGCGATCGAAGGCACTTAATAACTCATCCTTGGAAAGCGGTTTCAATAAATAACTAGAAAAACCTGCATTTATAGCATCATAAACCATTTCAAACATTTTCAGTTGTGAGACCATAATAATTGAGAGGTCAGGGTACATTTGTTTTGCTAATTTTCCAAATTCAAAACCATCTTTATCAGGCAAAGAAGCATCCAATATTAAAGCTGTTGGTTTAGATTGTTTTAACAACATTTCCCCTCTGTGTGCATTATTTGATTCATGAATTGATAAGAAACTATAATGACTACTTTCAATGATCGAACGAATATGCTGCCTACTTTCACGATCTGAATCAACGATTAATATTTCAGCCAAGTGCACTCCTCCTCAAAATTAAAAATTATTCTTAATTTTTCGCCAAGTTCTTTTATTACTATAACTATAGTTGATACTAAACGACTTGTGTTTTAAAATTTTATTTTATTTTTTTAAAATTTTTATGCTTTAAACAAAAATTTAAAAGCGTGATTTGACAAAATACTACATAGAATTTATTTCAATATATTGTTATTTTACATAATAATCAAAAAAAAGACAATTTTCCACCACTAAAACTTGGAATTATGTAAAACCAAGGTTTGCTAAGGGGAAAATGTCTTTTTTATTATTAAAAATTTACTAGGAAAATTTTAATATTTTATTTTTTTTGTTTTTTATTGCATTTTTTTATGAAGCAATTTCCTTGCTTACATAGTTTCGATTACGTGTGCGTTGGGTTATGAGCACGAAACCAAATAATACGATCCCGACTATATCTGAGATAGATTCAGGAATAATCATCGTAATAGCTGATATGAGAATGATAATCCGCATAAGCCTTGACATATCTGTATATAGATACCCAACAGTTGCCGCAACTAATCCCCAAATACCTAATAATGTAGTAAATGTCACCCAAGCAATTTCCCCAAAGCCACCAATCATTAATAACCCTGGGTTTAGAGCAAACACAAATGGAATTAAGAATGCGCCTGCACCAACGACTAATGCTCTAAAACCTGTTTCATTCATTGTAGCGCCTGAAATTCCTGCTGCTGCATATGCAGCCAATGCGACAGGAGGTGTAATCATTGATAATACAGCAAAATAAAAGACAAACATATGCGCCGCAATTTGTTCAATTCCAAACTCCTGAAGCGCTGGTGCAAGTAAAATAGCTGCCATAATATATGCTGACGTTGTCGGCATACCCATACCTAAAATGATACAACCGAGCGCAACAAGAATTAGTGCAAGAATAAGATTTCCAAATGATAATTGAACAATTAATCCAGTGAATTTTAATCCTAAACCTGAGAACCCAATAACTCCAACGATTATTCCAGCAATCGCACAAGGAATGGTTACTTTTACAGCTTGATTGGCTCCGCTTTCTAACGCAGAAACAATATCCTTTAGTTTCAAGAATGTATTTTTTCTAAAATAGCTAACTACAAATACACTGACGATCGCCCAAAACGCAGCAGTCGATAACGCTGAACCAGTAAATATTAAGGTTACAAGGAGAACCATTGGTAGTAAAAGATGTATTCGGTTTAACAGCTTTTCTTTTGTTTCCTCTAATTCGTCCATGTTAATGTCAAGCTTGTTTTTTGCTGCCATTAAATGAACAAATATAAACACCGATACATAATATAGCAACGCAGGTATTAATGCTGCATAAATAATTTCAACGTACGGTATACCGATCATTTCTGCCATTAAAAAGGCTGCCGCTCCCATAATCGGTGGCATTAATTGTCCACCAGTAGAAGCCAACGCTTCAATAGCAGCTGAATCTTTTTTAGAATAACCTGCACGTTTCATTAACGGAATTGTGAAAATCCCTGTACTCACTACGTTTGCAACGGCACTACCACTAATACTACCCATTAATCCACTCGATACTACCGCGGCCTTGGCTGGTCCACCCTTCGATTTCCGGGTCATCTTAAAAGCCATGTCGATAAATAATTTACCTCCACCCGAAACTTCTAGGAATGCACCGAACAAAATGAAATAGAATACATAATTAGTAGACACGCCGATTGGTACTCCGAAAATTCCATCTGGAGAGAGGAATAATAATTCTACCATCCGGCTCACATCTAACCCTCTATGACTAATTAATCCACCTAAATAAGGGCCCGCAAAGCCATACGCCATAAAAATTACAGCTAGTAATGTAATGACATTACCTACTGTTCTTCTAGATGCTTCAAGTAATAGAAGTACAAATAAAATACCACACCATAGATCTAAAGGTAATACCTCATCAACAAACCATATTCTTGTACTAAGTCGGTCTGCATGAAAAATTACATATGCACAAATTATAATTGGCAATAGAACTGTAACAGCATCAATCACCTTTAAGATTGAATTTTTCTTATCCTTAGCTAATGGAACTAATGTGTATGTTAATGAAAGTGCAAAAGATACGTGAATTGCTCGTTGGACTATTGATGGAAAAGCCCCGAACGCAGCTGTATATAATTGAAATAATGACCAACAAATTGCAAGTATCGCTGGAATATATAATCGTTTCATTTTTCACCCTCCTGAAGATTAGATTTCATTTTGTATATTACAATTTCACAGTTGCTTTTTCTCTAATACTCGTAATCGTGGATTGAACCGATATTTGTTCGGGGTTACAAACAATCTCGATAAGCGAGGGTTTATTGGAATCCAGTGCATTTTTTAGTGCTGTTTCAAACTCTGCATCACA
This genomic window contains:
- a CDS encoding xanthine dehydrogenase family protein molybdopterin-binding subunit; the encoded protein is MSKSIGQALTRVEDKRLLTGQGKYIDDLGTTRDTAHAAILRSSYPHAKIISIDKSEAEKIEGVKAVITGKDIEPHVRPFSVGVTAPVEYYPLAIEKVRYVGEPVAIIVAKNRYVAEDALDKIVVKYEALEPVVDIEKTIEPTAPILHEKVGSNIANNRQFHYGDVEKAFNEADRIIKHKFHFPKYTATPIETYGVIADYDSAHDQYTVHANFHGPFVIQSIMAGSLKVPSNKLRIIVPKDIGGSYGIKAGIFPYIVLCSITSKLVGCPIKWIEDRQEHLSSSASGTDRVSYLEAAVMNDGKVTGLRLKLIDNVGAYIRAPEPACLYRNHSNTTGAYDIRNLEIDAYAVMTNKSPTGLIRGYGGQEHYFALERLMQIIAKELNMDHSEVIKKNLIKTEQFPYTTAAGGIYDSGDYEKAFEMALETGKYQEFLEKQKVAAENGKLLGVGLACIVEPSGSNMGYITIALTPDERARSPKSGCAEAATVSMDPLGSVNVRISTTPSGQGHETVAAQIVSDILGIPRESINVVAELDTSTSAWSIASGSYSSRFASLGSSAVFYAAQKVKAKLLKIAANEFQTEEANLEIVDGNFVVKDNPEKKLSIKRVAGLAHWNPLSLPDGMEPGIYETYYYTAKVAEAPDENDMINSSVTYGFVADMVTVEIDQDTAEVKIIDYVTIHDAGKLLNPLIVDGQIMGGLAHGLGGALYEELAYDDKGQFLTGSFMDYLVPTVTEMPKVTIKHLETPSPLTPLGAKGLGEGNTMSAPVAVSNAVNNALAQYGVSVDQLPLSPNRIWPILEKVKNKVSL
- a CDS encoding XdhC family protein is translated as MLEILNEIRRCKNHNLKGILATIVSVQGSTYQKEGAKCFLSEDGKLTGLLSGGCVENDITEHGKEVIETGQAKRIYYDFRNDGDSIWGLGLGCNGAMDIFLELYDPCDEERSSKIENIFSINKPTWVATITKSNDSKMVGEKYFINSENQLNEICTTFPDIKSACSGKNLPERAQLLSISEDHRNIEVFLDYLEPVPTLALFGAGPDAVPVVAAAKAIGWRVKVIDHRPAYLTKENFPQADELSLIKPGHVPDVAIDENTYSVIMSHHFLQDQLALEKLLLSSAAYIGILGPKTRTNALLEPTLMKYNSENLDLTRIFSPIGLNINAKTPGEIAQSIISELIAVHRKSNHVHSLKKSETINNIESSNNYKYQLHL
- a CDS encoding helix-turn-helix domain-containing protein, whose protein sequence is MAEILIVDSDRESRQHIRSIIESSHYSFLSIHESNNAHRGEMLLKQSKPTALILDASLPDKDGFEFGKLAKQMYPDLSIIMVSQLKMFEMVYDAINAGFSSYLLKPLSKDELLSAFDRVINPSIVKEMSRTMQKTSEEFVTDLKKPIESAIRFIQLNYGDQLTLKDMADLVYLSPSYFSKLFKEETGTTFVEYLSWIRVQKAKSMLRMSSIPIDVIANNTGFKNSSYFSTIFKRVEGKTPSQYRDQFYWKQKKQQIV
- a CDS encoding TRAP transporter permease, whose product is MKRLYIPAILAICWSLFQLYTAAFGAFPSIVQRAIHVSFALSLTYTLVPLAKDKKNSILKVIDAVTVLLPIIICAYVIFHADRLSTRIWFVDEVLPLDLWCGILFVLLLLEASRRTVGNVITLLAVIFMAYGFAGPYLGGLISHRGLDVSRMVELLFLSPDGIFGVPIGVSTNYVFYFILFGAFLEVSGGGKLFIDMAFKMTRKSKGGPAKAAVVSSGLMGSISGSAVANVVSTGIFTIPLMKRAGYSKKDSAAIEALASTGGQLMPPIMGAAAFLMAEMIGIPYVEIIYAALIPALLYYVSVFIFVHLMAAKNKLDINMDELEETKEKLLNRIHLLLPMVLLVTLIFTGSALSTAAFWAIVSVFVVSYFRKNTFLKLKDIVSALESGANQAVKVTIPCAIAGIIVGVIGFSGLGLKFTGLIVQLSFGNLILALILVALGCIILGMGMPTTSAYIMAAILLAPALQEFGIEQIAAHMFVFYFAVLSMITPPVALAAYAAAGISGATMNETGFRALVVGAGAFLIPFVFALNPGLLMIGGFGEIAWVTFTTLLGIWGLVAATVGYLYTDMSRLMRIIILISAITMIIPESISDIVGIVLFGFVLITQRTRNRNYVSKEIAS